Within the Planctomycetia bacterium genome, the region GCGGCAGGAGCGTCTTGTCGATCGGCTCGCGGACGACCTGTCGGGCCGCGGCCGGATCGCAGTAGAAGTTGAAGTCGGCCGCTGCCGTGGCATTCCCCGAGGCGTGCACCGTGCCGCCGCAGACGACGAGCCCGGCAGACAGCTCGAGGATCTCCGGGTCGCGGCGCAGCAGGCGGGCGATGTTCGTCAACGGACCGAGTGCGAGGATCGTGATCTCGCGCGGCTGGGCCTTGAGGCATTCCCAGATCACCTTCTCCGAGGCATGGCCGCCGTGCAGCGAGACCCGCGGCAGTTCGGCGCCGCCGAGGCCGTCGGCACCATGCATGCTGTAGGGCCGCTCCGGCAGGACGACGTCGTCGCTGGCCGCACCGAGGCGGGGCAGCCGCGGCGGATCGAGGTAGCCGACGAGAGCCTGGAGGTTGGCGGTCGCCTGCGCGGGCCCCACGTTGCCGCCGACGGCGGTCAGCGCCACGACCTCGACCCGGGGATCGAACAGGGCGAGGGCGATGGCCACGGCGTCGTCGATCCCGGGATCCACGTCGATGATCAGCTTGCGGGGCGCGACGGGGGGCACGGTGCGGCTCTCGAACGGGTGCGAGTGGTGTAGTCTTACACCGGGTGTCGTGTCTCGGGGACGCGGCGCAATCCTATCCGAAACCGGCCGACGACGCCGGCGCCGAACAGGCCGCGGCCCGCAGTGCACCGATGGACGACAGCGACACCCGCGCCGATCTCGCCGCCCTGACCAGCCGGCTCCGCGCCGGCCGCCATGGCGCGGAGGAGGAAGTACGCCGGCTGGTCGCCGCCGTGCTCGCCGGCGCCGGCGACCTCGACGCCTTCGGTGCCTGGCTGCTCGCGCTGGCAAACGTCGGTGAATCGGCCGACGAGATCGCCGGCGTCGTGACCGCGATCCGCGGGCAGATGGTTCCGGTGCCCCGGCCAGCCGACCTCGTCGTCGCCGACACCTGCGGCACCGGCGGCGACGGCTCGGCGTCGTTCAACATCTCGACGGCGGTCGCCCTCGTCGTCGCGGCGGCGGGGCAGCCGGTGGCGAAGCATGGCAATCGGGCGGTGTCGAGCCGGACCGGATCGGCCGACGTGCTCGAACAGCTCGGCCTGCCGATCGACGCCGGGCCCGCCGCGAGCGCCGCCTCCCTGGCGACGCTCGGCTTTTGCTTCTGCCTCGCGCCCCTGCACCATCCGGCGCTGGCCCGCGTCGGGCCGCTGCGCCGGTCGCTCGGGCGGCCCACGGTGTTCAATCTCGTCGGCCCGCTCTGCAACCCGGCCGGCGCGACGGTGCAGCTGATCGGCGTGGGCAGGGAGTCGGCCCGCGAGCCGCTGGCCGAGGCGGCCCGGCGGCTCGGCGCCCGCCGCACGCTCGTTGTCTCGGGCCGGCTGGGCGTGGAAACCGACGCCCGCTGCTTCGACGAAGTGAGCCTGTTCGGCCCCACCGATGTGATCGAGGTCGGCCCCTCCGCGAGCCGGCGGTTTCGCTGGCAGCCCGAGGACTTTGGGCTCGTGACCCGGCCCGTCGCCGACCTCGCGCTCCTCGCGGTGGACGGTCCTGCCGCCAGCGCCGCCCGGATTCGCAGCGTGCTCGCCGGCGACGCCGGACCGGCGCGGGACGTGGTCGTCCTCAACGCCGCCGCCGTTCTCTGGGCCGCCGACCGCGCCGCCGACCTGATCGCGGCCCGGCTCCGGGCCGAGCAGGCGATCGACTCGGGGGCTGCCGCGCGGCTGCTCGAGTCGCTGCGGGCCGGCCCGCTACCGGCCTGACCGTCGGCCCGTCAGACAGCCGCGACGTCGAGAGGGATCTCGAGCCCGTCGTAGGCGAGTTCCACGCCGGCGGGAAGCGCGGCCGAGACGGCGGCATGGCCGAGCTCGTGCCCCATGTGGGTCAACAGCGTCCGCCGCGCCCCCACACGCTCCGCCACGGCCAGCGCCTCCGCGAGCGACAGGTGGGTCGGATGCCGGGCGGGCCGCAGGCAGTCGAGGACGAGCGTGTCGAGCCCTGCGAGCAGCGGCCAGGTCTCGTCCGGGATCAGGTTCGTGTCGGTGCAGTAGGCGACGGCGCCGAAGCGGAAGCCGAGCACGTCAAAGACGCCGTGCCGGATCCGGAGCGGCGTGACGTGCGCGCCGAGGATGGTGAACGGGGCCGTCGAGATCCGCTCGAAGGTGAGCTTCGGCACGCCGCCGCCGGCCGCGGGCACCGGCTCGAAGGCGTAGTCGAAGGCCCGGCGGATCCGCGTTTCGACCCGCTCCTCACAGAACACCGGCACCGGCCGGCCCGCGGCGTAGCAGATCGGCCGCACGTCATCGAGGCCGTAGACGTGATCCACGTGATCGTGGGTGTAGAGGATCGCATCGATCCGCGCGATGCTTTCCCGGAGGAGTTGTCCGCGCAGGTCAGGGGTCGTGTCGATGAGCAGGTGCCCCGCCGGCAGGCCAACGGCGACGCTCGTCCGCGTTCGCTTGTCCCGCGGGTCGGCACTCGTGCACACGCCGCAGCCGCAGCCGACGACCGGCACGCCGACGCTCGTTCCCGTTCCCAGGAACACGAGCCGGCCGGTGATGTCGCGGCCCCGGGTCCAGACCGGCGTGGCGGCCGCGCCCCCGGTGGTCCCGGCCGTGCCCGCCTTGTCCGCCGCGTCCCGCATGCCTCATAGTATCGTCGACGAAATCTGAAATGCCATGGCGGCGGCCCGGCCGCCGACCTGTTCCACGGTTGAACCGGAGCACACCATGTCCCGCCAGCCTGCCGCACGCGTCGCCGTCCATGCCTTCTGCCTGGCCTGCATCGGCGGCCTGAGTACTGCCCTTCCCCTCCGGGCGGCCCGGGCGACCGACGAGCCGATCGTCCTGGCCGTCGTCGCCTGCGATCCCTATGCAGAGCTCAAGGC harbors:
- the trpD gene encoding anthranilate phosphoribosyltransferase yields the protein MSCLGDAAQSYPKPADDAGAEQAAARSAPMDDSDTRADLAALTSRLRAGRHGAEEEVRRLVAAVLAGAGDLDAFGAWLLALANVGESADEIAGVVTAIRGQMVPVPRPADLVVADTCGTGGDGSASFNISTAVALVVAAAGQPVAKHGNRAVSSRTGSADVLEQLGLPIDAGPAASAASLATLGFCFCLAPLHHPALARVGPLRRSLGRPTVFNLVGPLCNPAGATVQLIGVGRESAREPLAEAARRLGARRTLVVSGRLGVETDARCFDEVSLFGPTDVIEVGPSASRRFRWQPEDFGLVTRPVADLALLAVDGPAASAARIRSVLAGDAGPARDVVVLNAAAVLWAADRAADLIAARLRAEQAIDSGAAARLLESLRAGPLPA
- the iunH gene encoding nucleoside hydrolase → MPPVAPRKLIIDVDPGIDDAVAIALALFDPRVEVVALTAVGGNVGPAQATANLQALVGYLDPPRLPRLGAASDDVVLPERPYSMHGADGLGGAELPRVSLHGGHASEKVIWECLKAQPREITILALGPLTNIARLLRRDPEILELSAGLVVCGGTVHASGNATAAADFNFYCDPAAARQVVREPIDKTLLPLETSSQVMLGFELLDQLPDESSRAGVLLRRMLGHAFRAHRRILGNEGICLHDVVALVAATNPELFERQPVAADVETTGELTAGMLVVDRRQIRQTRPNVDLLVGCDVAGVQDCILRGFADAAAAT
- the phnP gene encoding hydrolase, with product MRDAADKAGTAGTTGGAAATPVWTRGRDITGRLVFLGTGTSVGVPVVGCGCGVCTSADPRDKRTRTSVAVGLPAGHLLIDTTPDLRGQLLRESIARIDAILYTHDHVDHVYGLDDVRPICYAAGRPVPVFCEERVETRIRRAFDYAFEPVPAAGGGVPKLTFERISTAPFTILGAHVTPLRIRHGVFDVLGFRFGAVAYCTDTNLIPDETWPLLAGLDTLVLDCLRPARHPTHLSLAEALAVAERVGARRTLLTHMGHELGHAAVSAALPAGVELAYDGLEIPLDVAAV